Genomic segment of Colletotrichum destructivum chromosome 5, complete sequence:
GCCTGGCCAGAATCTGCCACGACAGCCATGTCAATGACCTCAAGTATTCTGTGGttcgccggcctcgttgCCAACGTCGCCGCTACAGACCTCGAGGGGTTCATCACCCAGCAGAGGGGCATCGCTCTTGAGAGCGCTCTGAACAACATCGGTTCCAATGGTTCCTGGGTCCCAGGTGCCAGCGCTGGCGTCGTTGTAGCCAGCCCATCCAAGGCTGACCCCGACTGTAGGTCCGCCTCTCTCGTCATTTTTCGGTCTTGTCTAATGTCATCAGATTTCTACACCTGGACACGTGATGCCGCGTTGACAATGAAGATGAttgtcgacgagctcatTTTCGGCCACAAGGAGCTTCAGATCTACGTCGAGGACTACTACCGCTCCCAGGCTGTTCTGCAGACCGTCACGAATCCTTCTGGGTCCTTCCTGCCGTCTGGCCGCGGTCTGGGCGAGGCCAAGTACACCGTCAATGGCTCACGCTTCAACGGCGCATGGGGTCGTCCACAGAGAGACGGCCCGGCATTGCGGGCCATCACCCTCATCACCTATTCCCACTGGCTTCTGGACAACGGTGAGCAAGCCAAGGCCAAAGACATCATCTGGCCCATCATTGCCAACGATCTGTCCTACACCGGCCAGTACTGGTATGGCCTGGTACTTGTTCCGCGAAGTCAGACCCCTTGCTGACACAACGTAGGAACTCGACGGGCTTCGATCTCTGGGAGGAGGTCTTAggctccagcttcttcacgaCCCAGAACCAATACCGCGCCCTTGTCGAGGGTGCATCGATCGCGAAGTCTCTCGGCGTCGAGTGCACGGGGTGTGAGCTGGCACCCGACGTCTTGTGCTTCCTTCAATCATTCTGGAACGGCAACGAGGGGTACTacaccgccaacaccaacactCAAGTTCAGCGCTCAGGCAAGGACGCCAACGTCATGCTAGGGtccatctccgtcttcgACATCACCGCCAGTTGCGAAGACCCGTCGATCCAGCCATGCCACAGCCGATCATTGAGCAGCTTCAAGGTCTTGGTCGACTCTTTCCGCAACGCAAGTCTGTACCCCATCAACGAGGGTATTTCCCAAGACAAGGGCGTTGCTCTTGGCCGCTACACCGAGGACATTTATTTTAACGGAAATCCTTGGTGAGTTTGCACAAACCTGCGGCTAGCACACGCCATGTTCATTTGTTCTTAGGTACCTCATCACCCTCGGTGCCGCCGAGTTCCTTTACGATGCATTGGCCCAGTGGGATGCGCAGGGCCATATCAAGGTAGACGCAACCTCActgcccttcttcgccgactTGTACCCGTCCGTCAGGGAGACAGCCTACCACAAGAACAGCAACGCATCTGTCGCCTACACCGAcatcaccggcgccgtcagGGCCTATGCCGATTCCTTCATCGAAGTCGCACAAAAGTACACTCCTGCCAATGGCTCTCTCGCCGAGCAATTCGACAAGGCAACGGGCGCCCCCCTCTCGGCACGCGACCTCACCTGGTCTTACGCCTCCTTCATCACTATGGCCGAGCGCCGTGCCGGCCAGTACCCCCCCAGCTGGGTACCCGCCTCGGTCGAAGTGCCGGCTacctgcgccgcctcctcaacCACGGGCGTTTACGTCCCCGCCGTGGCGGCCG
This window contains:
- a CDS encoding Putative glucoamylase, carbohydrate binding module family 20, six-hairpin glycosidase superfamily yields the protein MSMTSSILWFAGLVANVAATDLEGFITQQRGIALESALNNIGSNGSWVPGASAGVVVASPSKADPDYFYTWTRDAALTMKMIVDELIFGHKELQIYVEDYYRSQAVLQTVTNPSGSFLPSGRGLGEAKYTVNGSRFNGAWGRPQRDGPALRAITLITYSHWLLDNGEQAKAKDIIWPIIANDLSYTGQYWNSTGFDLWEEVLGSSFFTTQNQYRALVEGASIAKSLGVECTGCELAPDVLCFLQSFWNGNEGYYTANTNTQVQRSGKDANVMLGSISVFDITASCEDPSIQPCHSRSLSSFKVLVDSFRNASLYPINEGISQDKGVALGRYTEDIYFNGNPWYLITLGAAEFLYDALAQWDAQGHIKVDATSLPFFADLYPSVRETAYHKNSNASVAYTDITGAVRAYADSFIEVAQKYTPANGSLAEQFDKATGAPLSARDLTWSYASFITMAERRAGQYPPSWVPASVEVPATCAASSTTGVYVPAVAAGAPDVTGTCTHPVTFLVNATTYFGENLYILGDIADFGSWNVENAQPMTASGYTAERPLWSAEVELPGGQNISYVYVRRQNCDQGYIYEETNRTLTVPPCNSTQKLATDDAWVGRQGSSGSC